GATCCGCACCCGAGACAACGGCGAAGAACTGCACGTCATCAAGCTGGACACTGGCGCAGGCCACGTGACATGTCTCCACTGGGTGAAGGGAAAACCCACGCGCATCGATCAGAGTCAAATGCGCTATATCCTCAAGGATCACCTGGGGTCGTCCCTGAAAGAAGTGGACCAACTGGCGCGATTGATCAGTGAGGAGACCTACTACCCGTTCGGCAGCACCTCGACATTGGCAGCCCGGTCACTGATCGAAGTGGACTACAAGTTCATCCGCTACAGCGGCAAGGAAACCGATGAAAGCGGCCTGGTCTATTACGGGCAACGCTATTACGCCCCATGGCTGCAACGCTGGACCCAGCCGGACAAGGCGGGAACCGTGGACGGATTGAATCTGTACCGGATGACGGCGAACAACCCGATCAATTTCATTGACGAGCAAGGGATGATGACGCAACCGGCGCCGTCCACGTCTGACCAGACCTCCATCGACGTGGGCGGATCGACGTCATCGTCACGTCGCAGTTCGATCACCGGCAGCGAGCCATCCACCGGTACACCCGCGCTGGTGGATGACCCGGCAAACAATCCTCCCGGTACGCTGCCGCCCAAGCCCGATCAATCCTGGGGCGAATGGGGCACGCAAGCCGCGCTGGCGGCGGTCAATTCGAAAGTCGGATTGGCATTGCTGCCCGTCGGGACTTCGTCTCCGGCCAACGCAGCTGTGGTCTCCACATTACTCACCGCCACCGCCCAGTTCGTTTTGCACGCAACGCTGTTCAACCCGGGCTGGTCACCGCCCAACACCTGGAACCCCGGTGGGGACGGCGCCGTACCACCCGCCGATGTCACGCAAGATGCCAACCGGTTCTTCACCATGAGCACACTGGGTGTCACCACGGCAGCAACCGTGGCGGGCATGATATTGGGTCCGATCGTAGGGGGCTACGTCGACGAGTTGAGAGACACCAAGGCCAAGGCGGACAAGAAGGCTCAGGCAGGAAAATGGCTGGACACGGTCGACAGGCTCGTCGCTGAACAGAGCCTTAAGAAGGAGGTGTCAATGAAAGCCGTGCAATCGCTGCGTCAGAAAGTACTGGACGCGGAAGAGTTGGTCGGAATTTCCTGGCAAAGCATGACAATCCTCGAAAATATCACCCGCCTGCGGCCGCAAGCCCCAAGTGAAAGCAACACATCGTCACGTCGCAGTTCAGAGAACTCTCGAGGTTCTGCCGGGAGTGTATTTCATAGAGCCAGAGCAACTCGCAGGGCTGTACGCAAACCCTACGTGCTCCGCTGACAGCGCGAGCCGGGCAGAACTTCTGCCCCTCTTGTCAGTTCGGGCCGACACCATGCTATGGTGCCGGCCCGACTTCCTACCTCTACGCGCCCAGCATGCTGCCGACTTCCCGTACCCTGCGTCTGTCGCTGTACACCCTGCTGATCCTCGCCGGCGCCGCCCTCGCCGCGACACTTGCAATCCGTCACGCCGAGCGCCAGGCGCTGGTGGAAGATGCCGCCCGAGCCAACCAGCAACTGGCGCTGTACGCCAACTCGCTGCACACCCTGATCGACCGCTACCGCGCCCTGCCCGCCGTGCTGGCGCTGGACCCGCAATTGCGTGCGGCGCTGGCAGGTCCGGTCGATGCCGAACAGCAGGCTGCGCTGAATCTGAAACTGGAAAAGATCAACGGCGCCGCGCAATCCTCGACCCTTGAACTGCTCGACCACACCGGCCTGGCGGTGGCGGCCAGCAACTGGCGTCTGCCGAGCAGTTACGTCGGTCACAACTATGGCTTTCGCCCCTACTTCAGTCAGACCCGCACTCAAGGCACCGGGCGTTTCTACGCGGTGGGCGTGACCAGCGGGATTCCCGGTTACTTCCTGTCCAGCGCGGTGCTCGGCGACAACGGCGAGTTCCTCGGGGCGATGGTGGTCAAGCTCGAATTCCCCGAGCTCGAACGCGAATGGAGCCAGGGCAGCGACACTCTGCTGGTCAGCGATGCCCGGGGCATCATCTTCATCGCCAACCAGCCCGACTGGCGCTATCGCCTGCTGCACCCGCTGACCCCGGCCGATTACCGAGAGATCAAGAGCACTCGCCAATACGACAAGCAATCGCTGGTGCCGCTGACCCATTTGTCGCTGCGTCGCTTCGACGACAACAGCGACCTGCGCCGCGTCGAAGGCCCGCAAGGCACGGCGGATTACCTGTGGGAATCGCTGCCGCTGACTGCCGAAGGCTGGACGCTGCATCTGCTGCGGCGTCCGCAAGTGTCCTTCGAAGACCAGCGTAATGCCGGGCTCGCCGCCGCCGGGGTGTGGCTGGCGCTGGTGTTCCTGTTGCTGTTCCTCAATCAGCGCTGGCGTCTGGCAAAGATGCGCCAGCGCAGCCGCGAAGAACTTGAGCAACTGGTCGAGGAACGCACCCGCGACTTGCGCACCGCACAGGACGGTCTGGTGCAATCGGCAAAACTCGCGGCGCTGGGGCAGATGTCCGCCGCGCTGGCCCACGAAATCAATCAGCCGTTGACCGCCCAGCGCATGCAGCTTGCAACTCTGAGGCTGCTGCTCGATCACGGTCGGGTCGATGACGCCTACAAGGCGCTCAAACCGGTGGATGACATGCTCACCCGCATGGCCGCCCTCACCGGCCACCTGAAAACCTTCGCCCGCAAGAGCCCCAGCGGCTTGCGCGAGCGGCTGGATCTGTCGACTGTGGTCGATCAGGCCCTGCAATTGCTGGACGCGAGAATGCGCGATGAACAGGTCAGTCTGGTGCTGCACCTGACCCGTCCGGCCTGGGTGCGCGGCGATGCGATCCGCCTCGAACAAGTGCTGATCAACCTGCTGCGCAACGCCCTCGACGCCACGCAAGGCAAGCCGTGCAAGCGTCTGGAAATCCGCCTGGAAGCCGACGAACAACTGTGGCGCCTGAGCGTCATCGACAATGGCGGCGGCATTGCCGAAGAACATCTGGGTCAGGTGTTCGATCCGTTCTTCACCACCAAACCGGTGGGTGACGGGCTGGGTCTGGGACTGGCGGTTTCGTTCGCCATCGTCCACGAATCCGGCGGGCGCCTGTGCGCCGAAAATGGCGACAACGGCGCGGTGTTCAGCCTGACCTTGCCGATCGATCTGGAGGCGCATATCTGATGCTCAACTCGGTGATGGTGGTCGATGACGAAAGCAGCATTCGCAGTGCCGTCGAGCAATGGCTGAGCTTGTCCGGGTTCGAGGTGCAGCTGTTCAGCCGCGCCGAGGAATGCCTGGCGGCGCTGCCGAAGCATTTTGCCGGGGTGATTCTCAGCGACGTGCGCATGCCCGGCCTCAGCGGTCTTGAGCTGTTGGCCGAAGTACAGCGCCGGGATGCCGACCTGCCGGTGATTCTGCTCACCGGCCACGGCGATGTGCCGATGGCGGTCGAAGCGATGCGCGACGGCGCCTACGACTTTCTGGAAAAACCCTTCAGCCCCGAGACCCTGCTCGGCAGCCTGCGCCGGGCGCTGGACAAGCGTCGGCTGGTGCTGGAAAACCGCGCCCTGCACGAGCAGGCTGACAATCGCGCGAAACTCGATGCGACGCTGCTCGGTGTATCCCGTGGCTTGCAGACCTTGCGCCGGCAGGTGCTGGATCTGGCGACGCTGCCGGTCAACGTACTGATCCGTGGCGAAACCGGCAGCGGCAAGGAACTGGTCGCCCGCTGCCTGCACGACTTCGGCCCGCGCGCCGACAAACCCTTCGTGGCGCTGAACTGCGCGGCGATCCCCGAGCAGTTGTTCGAAGCCGAGTTGTTCGGGCATGAGAGCGGCGCGTTCACCGGAGCCTCCGGCAAGCGCATCGGCAAGCTGGAATATGCCGACGGCGGCACGCTGTTTCTCGATGAAATCGAAAGCATGCCCCTGGCCCAGCAGGTGAAACTGCTGCGGGTGTTGCAGGAGCAGAAGCTGGAGCGGCTGGGGTCGAACCAGAGCATTCGCGTGGACTTGCGGATCGTCGCGGCGACCAAACCCGATTTGCTGGATGAAGCCCGGGCCGGGCGTTTTCGCGAGGACCTGGCGTATCGCCTGAACGTCGCCGAACTGCGATTGCCGCCATTGCGTGATCGTCGCGAGGACATTCCGCTGTTGTTCGAATCCTTCGCCCAGAGCGCAGCCCAGCGATTGGGCCGCACGTTCCCGCCGCTCAGTGGTGCGCAGTTGAGTCACCTGCTGAGTCATGACTGGCCGGGCAATGTGCGCGAGTTGGCGAACGTCGCCGAACGGCAGGTGCTGGGGCTGGATGAACCGGTGCAGGGCATCGATCCGGGGCAGTCACTGGCGGCGCAACAGGAGGCGTTTGAGGCGCAGTGTCTGCGGGCAGCGTTGACCCGGCACAAAGGGGATGTGAAAGCCGTGCTGGAAGAACTGCAACTGCCGCGTCGTACGTTTAATGAAAAGATGCAGCGGCATGGGTTGAGTCGGGAGATGTTTTTGGCTGAGTGAGTTCGGTTGGAGATTTTTGGTGTGGCTGAAATCCATCCCCCTCACCCCAGCCCTCTCCCCCAAGGGGGGCGAGGGGGAAAGGGAGCCGATCTCCTTGCTTCTCTAAATCTGCGTTCGACTCGATATCTCAGGTCGGTGCACCTCGAATAGTCGACGCCGTCGGTCCCCTCTCCCTCCGGGAGAGGGCTAGGGTGAGGGGGCTTTTGATTCAAGCCACATAAGCGGAAATCCGCTCATTCATTCCGGCTCATCGGCAAGAACCCGCTCAAGCAATCTCGCCACCCCCTCTAAACCGGCCCTCCCCCCGTTGGCACAGCTCCTGCTATAGCCCCAGCAGGCTGCGTTTCAACGCGCTCCACAAAAACAATTAAACGAAGGATCCTTCAATGGATAACTCCAACGCCCTGCCTCTTGGGTCGGCTGCCGTGCCCGCCAAAGAACGAACCACCGCCAGTCGCATCAAGTCGATCTTCAGCGGTTCCGTCGGCAACATGGTCGAGTGGTACGACTGGTACGTCTATGCCGCCTTCTCGCTGTACTTCGCCAAGACCTTCTTCCCCGCCGGTTCCACCACCGCCCAATTGATGAACACCGCCGCGATCTTCGCCGTGGGCTTTCTGATGCGCCCGATCGGTGGATGGCTGATGGGCCTGTACGCCGACAAGGTCGGCCGTAAAAAGGCGCTGATGGCCTCGGTGTACCTGATGTGCTTCGGCTCCCTGCTGATTGCGCTGAGCCCGAACTACGAAACCATCGGCATCGGCGCGCCGATCCTGCTGGTCTTCGCCCGTCTGCTGCAAGGTCTGTCGGTCGGCGGCGAGTACGGCACCTCGGCAACGTATCTGTCGGAGATGGCGACCAAGGAACGTCGCGGCTTCTTCTCCAGCTTCCAGTACGTGACCCTGATCTCCGGCCAGCTCATCGCGCTGGGCGTGCTGATCGTGCTGCAGAACATGCTGACCACTGAACAGCTGTACGCCTGGGGCTGGCGCATCCCGTTCGCCATCGGCGCGCTGTGCGCGATCGTCGCGCTGTACCTGCGTCGCGGCATGGAAGAAACCGAGTCGTTCACCAAGAAGGAAAAGTCCAAGGAAAGCGCCATGCGCACCTTGCTTCGCCATCCGAAGGAACTGCTCACCGTGGTCGGCCTGACCATGGGCGGTACGCTGGCGTTCTACACCTACACCACCTACATGCAGAAATACCTGGTGAACACCGTCGGCATGAGCATCTCCGACTCCACCACCATTTCCGCCGCCACGCTGTTCCTGTTCATGTGCCTGCAACCGATCATCGGCGGCCTGTCCGATAAAATCGGTCGTCGTCCGATCCTGATCGCCTTCGGCGTACTCGGGACGATCTTCACCGTGCCGATCCTGATGACCCTGCACACCATCCAGACCTGGTGGGGTGCGTTCTTCCTGATCATGGCGGCGCTGATCATCGTCAGCGGCTACACCTCGATCAACGCGGTGGTAAAAGCCGAGCTGTTCCCGACCGAAATCCGCGCCCTGGGTGTCGGCCTGCCGTACGCACTGACCGTGTCGATCTTCGGCGGCACCGCCGAATACATCGCGCTGTGGTTCAAGAGCATCGGCATGGAAACCGGTTACTACTGGTACGTGACCGCGTGCATCGCGGTGTCCCTGCTGGTGTACATCACCATGAAAGACACCCAGAAACACTCGCGCATCGTCACTGACTGATCGCAAAAAAAACGCGCGAAGGTGCAAGACCTTCGCGCGTTTCTTTCCTGACCGATTTCCCGATCAGGACAACTCGGCAACGCCCTGTTTGTTGCCATAACGCTTCTGCGCATACGACGCGCCCACGATCATCACCAACAGAATCCCCGCGAGCACCGCCGACGAACCGATGGTACCGAAGTCCAGTCCGCCCTTCTCATGGGACTTGGTCATCAAGTCGCCCAAGGTCGCGCCAAACGGCCGGGTCAGCACGAACGCCACCCAGAACAGCGCCACCGACGAAATCTTCGTGAAGTACTTGAGCAGCACGACCACGCCAATTGCCGAGCCGATCAACAGCGCGCCACCGGCAAAGCCCAGGCCGGAGTCGTCCGCCAGGTAATCGCCGAGCGCGGTGCCCAGGGTGTTGGAGAACAGAATCGCCATCCAGTAGAACATCTCGCCGCGAAAGCTCTGCACCTTGGTGACGTTGAGCGAGTCGCCGCTCAGGCGCCAAGCCGCGAAGATCGCCAGCAGGATCGCGATCAGGATCATGGAACCGGTGGCGTAACCCAGCTCCAGCGTGCGGTCCATGAAGTCGGACATGGTGGTGCCGGCGGTGCTGGTCGACAGGATCACGATCCAGTACAGCAACGGCTTGTAAGTCTTGGACATCAGCTGCGCGATCAGCGTCAGGACAAACACGCTGATCAGGATCAGCGAGCTGATGGCGTAGCCGACGTTAAGGGTCATCGACAACAAATCCCCCGCGGTTTCCCCCAGGGTCGTCGCGCAGATTTTCATGACCCAGAAGGCCAGGGTGATTTGAGGCAGTTTGTTCATCGCGGGCAACGCTCCAGTGTGTGACGGCCGGTTCTTGGCTTTATGGCCGTGGGCAGACTGGCGTTGCGCGGGTGAAAAACAGGTCGGGAATCCATGAAAAATCTGTCACACACGCAAAAAGAGGCGATTAATCACCGGTTAATGCCCCGGTCGCATCCTGCACCTACCTGATCGATTAACTGCGCGACGCTCGCTCCGACGACGAAAGCGAATTGAATGCGTTGCCCTTAATATCAAGTTAATCGATTGTTTTTAGCATTATTTTGCGCTTTTTAATCAACTTAGTTGGCGTAGCATGAACCCCATGCGAAACACATCGCCAACGAATTTCGAATCTGGAGAACGACCATGAAAACCAAACTGATCCTCGCCCTGACCCTGTCCGTCCTGGCCGCCAACACTTTCGCCGCCGACGGTTCGGACAAAACCAAATCCGCCGACTTCATTTCCGGCGCAAGCGCTGCCATCGAAACCAGCCACACCGGCACCTACGCTGCCGACGGCTTCGACAAGACCAACGTCGGCAAAGCCGTTGCTGCTGATGGTTTCGACAAGACCGGCACTGCTGCGGCTATCGCAGCTGACGGTTTCGACAAGACCGGCACCGCCGCTGCCATCGCAGCTGACGGTTTCGATAAAACCGGTACCGCCGCTGCCATCAGCTGATCGCCAGAATGCAGACACCAAAGCCCGGCCATTGCCGGGCTTGTTCATTTCTGAAAACACAAAATCTCACAACCTCCCACAGGGTTCCGCATTTGGCTGGAAATAATGGAAATGGCCCAGCAATGTGAGCCCTTTCCGAAAGCCTTCAGGAACACCCACCATGCCCGATGACATCCATTTCTACGAACCGGCCAACGGCCACGGCCTGCCCCACGATCCGTTCAACGCCATCGTCGGCCCGCGTCCCATCGGCTGGATTTCTTCGCAGGATGCCGAGGGCCGGTTGAACCTGGCGCCCTACAGCTTTTTCAACGCGTTCAACTACATTCCGCCGATCATCGGGTTCTCCAGCGTCGGGCGCAAAGACAGCCTGAACAACATCGAGCAGACCGGCGAATTCGTCTGGAACCTCGCCACCCGCCCGCTGGCCGAGCAGATGAACCAGAGCTGCGCGATGGTCGGGCCGGAGGTCAATGAGTTCGAACTGGCGGGGCTGACGCCGGTGAAGTCGAAGGTGATTGCCGTGCCGCGCGTGGCCGAAAGCCCGGTGTCCTTTGAATGCAAGGTCACCCAGATCATTCAGTTGCAGCGCGCCGACGGCGAGACCGTGCCGAGCTGGCTGGTGCTGGGCGAAGTGGTCGCCGTGCATATCGCCAAGTGGCTGTTGAAAGACGGGATCTACGACACCGCCGCCGCCGAACCGATCCTGCGGGGCGGCGGGCCGGCGGACTATTTCCAGCTGGGGCCGGAGGCGTTGTTCAAGAT
The window above is part of the Pseudomonas fluorescens genome. Proteins encoded here:
- a CDS encoding COG4705 family protein encodes the protein MNKLPQITLAFWVMKICATTLGETAGDLLSMTLNVGYAISSLILISVFVLTLIAQLMSKTYKPLLYWIVILSTSTAGTTMSDFMDRTLELGYATGSMILIAILLAIFAAWRLSGDSLNVTKVQSFRGEMFYWMAILFSNTLGTALGDYLADDSGLGFAGGALLIGSAIGVVVLLKYFTKISSVALFWVAFVLTRPFGATLGDLMTKSHEKGGLDFGTIGSSAVLAGILLVMIVGASYAQKRYGNKQGVAELS
- a CDS encoding flavin reductase family protein is translated as MPDDIHFYEPANGHGLPHDPFNAIVGPRPIGWISSQDAEGRLNLAPYSFFNAFNYIPPIIGFSSVGRKDSLNNIEQTGEFVWNLATRPLAEQMNQSCAMVGPEVNEFELAGLTPVKSKVIAVPRVAESPVSFECKVTQIIQLQRADGETVPSWLVLGEVVAVHIAKWLLKDGIYDTAAAEPILRGGGPADYFQLGPEALFKMWRPGATK
- a CDS encoding sigma-54-dependent transcriptional regulator; translated protein: MLNSVMVVDDESSIRSAVEQWLSLSGFEVQLFSRAEECLAALPKHFAGVILSDVRMPGLSGLELLAEVQRRDADLPVILLTGHGDVPMAVEAMRDGAYDFLEKPFSPETLLGSLRRALDKRRLVLENRALHEQADNRAKLDATLLGVSRGLQTLRRQVLDLATLPVNVLIRGETGSGKELVARCLHDFGPRADKPFVALNCAAIPEQLFEAELFGHESGAFTGASGKRIGKLEYADGGTLFLDEIESMPLAQQVKLLRVLQEQKLERLGSNQSIRVDLRIVAATKPDLLDEARAGRFREDLAYRLNVAELRLPPLRDRREDIPLLFESFAQSAAQRLGRTFPPLSGAQLSHLLSHDWPGNVRELANVAERQVLGLDEPVQGIDPGQSLAAQQEAFEAQCLRAALTRHKGDVKAVLEELQLPRRTFNEKMQRHGLSREMFLAE
- a CDS encoding sensor histidine kinase, whose product is MLPTSRTLRLSLYTLLILAGAALAATLAIRHAERQALVEDAARANQQLALYANSLHTLIDRYRALPAVLALDPQLRAALAGPVDAEQQAALNLKLEKINGAAQSSTLELLDHTGLAVAASNWRLPSSYVGHNYGFRPYFSQTRTQGTGRFYAVGVTSGIPGYFLSSAVLGDNGEFLGAMVVKLEFPELEREWSQGSDTLLVSDARGIIFIANQPDWRYRLLHPLTPADYREIKSTRQYDKQSLVPLTHLSLRRFDDNSDLRRVEGPQGTADYLWESLPLTAEGWTLHLLRRPQVSFEDQRNAGLAAAGVWLALVFLLLFLNQRWRLAKMRQRSREELEQLVEERTRDLRTAQDGLVQSAKLAALGQMSAALAHEINQPLTAQRMQLATLRLLLDHGRVDDAYKALKPVDDMLTRMAALTGHLKTFARKSPSGLRERLDLSTVVDQALQLLDARMRDEQVSLVLHLTRPAWVRGDAIRLEQVLINLLRNALDATQGKPCKRLEIRLEADEQLWRLSVIDNGGGIAEEHLGQVFDPFFTTKPVGDGLGLGLAVSFAIVHESGGRLCAENGDNGAVFSLTLPIDLEAHI
- a CDS encoding MFS transporter, producing the protein MDNSNALPLGSAAVPAKERTTASRIKSIFSGSVGNMVEWYDWYVYAAFSLYFAKTFFPAGSTTAQLMNTAAIFAVGFLMRPIGGWLMGLYADKVGRKKALMASVYLMCFGSLLIALSPNYETIGIGAPILLVFARLLQGLSVGGEYGTSATYLSEMATKERRGFFSSFQYVTLISGQLIALGVLIVLQNMLTTEQLYAWGWRIPFAIGALCAIVALYLRRGMEETESFTKKEKSKESAMRTLLRHPKELLTVVGLTMGGTLAFYTYTTYMQKYLVNTVGMSISDSTTISAATLFLFMCLQPIIGGLSDKIGRRPILIAFGVLGTIFTVPILMTLHTIQTWWGAFFLIMAALIIVSGYTSINAVVKAELFPTEIRALGVGLPYALTVSIFGGTAEYIALWFKSIGMETGYYWYVTACIAVSLLVYITMKDTQKHSRIVTD